The Humulus lupulus chromosome 4, drHumLupu1.1, whole genome shotgun sequence genome has a window encoding:
- the LOC133833043 gene encoding uncharacterized protein LOC133833043, whose protein sequence is MNDMNDDFGVTMGYTKAWRSREKALLLVRGNPDDSCQKLPMYLHMLKQANPGTITHLLTDNEDRFKYLYIAFSNSIKGWRYLRPIIVVDGTFLKNAHGGTLFSASTLDPNNNIFVLAFGIADSENDNSWLWFFSKLRDTYGEPEELAIVSDRHKSIENAIHILYPNAFHGACMYHLHNNLKSKYGNHGEELQMNFIAATKAYTKTECEHYMRSLDRLDRRIGPYLEKAKYETWARSYSPTKRYTMMTSNIAESLNVALKAARNLPIDILVECLRSLVQKWVWNNSNNANGTFTKVSTATENELRHDIVSKMKYEVFPFNPIEYQVRDEKGTNFTVNIHNRTCTCNRFQEDEMPCGHAVAVIAKRNLGVYDYCAKFYKTETLKAMYEENVHPLPHKDESNLPQQLDIVVLPPKATIPAGRPRKKRIRSRGEPKVIITYGKCGQPGHNRKTCRNPPIDKVNKQKKQKS, encoded by the exons ATGAATGACATGAATGATGACTTTGGAGTAACCATGGGATACACAAAAGCATGGAGATCAAGAGAAAAAGCTTTGCTTCTAGTAAGAGGGAACCCTGATGATTCATGTCAAAAGTTGCCAATGTATCTTCACATGTTGAAGCAAGCAAATCCAGGAACAATAACACATCTACTCACAGACAATGAAGATAGATTCAAATACTTGTACATAGCTTTCTCCAACTCAATCAAAGGTTGGAGATACTTAAGGCCTATcattgttgttgatggaactttcTTAAAAAATGCACATGGCGGCACCCTATTTTCAGCATCAACATTAGATCCAAACAACAACATTTTTGTCTTGGCTTTTGGAATAGCAGACTCAGAAAATGATAACTCTTGGCTTTGGTTCTTCTCTAAACTGAGAGACACATATGGAGAACCCGAAG aATTGGCTATTGTTTCTGACAGACACAAAAGCATAGAGAATGCAATACATATATTGTACCCAAATGCGTTCCATGGAGCTTGCATGTATCACTTGCACAATAATTTGAAAAGCAAGTATGGAAACCATGGAGAAGAGCTACAAATGAATTTCATTGCAGCAACAAAAGCATACACAAAAACAGAATGTGAACACTACATGAGAAGCCTTGATAGACTTGACAGACGCATTGGACCCTATTTAGAGAAAGCCAAATATGAAACTTGGGCAAGATCATACTCACCAACAAAAAGATACACCATGATGACATCCAACATCGCAGAATCGCTCAACGTTGCACTAAAAGCTGCAAGAAATCTCCCTATTGATATTTTGGTTGAATGTCTTAGAAGTTTGGTTCAAAAGTGGGTTTGGAACAATTCAAATAATGCAAATGGAACATTCACAAAAGTGTCTACAGCAACAGAAAATGAATTGAGACATGACATTGTTTCAAAAATGAAGTATGAG GTCTTTCCTTTCAACCCAATAGAATATCAAGTTCGTGATGAAAAGGGGACCAATTTCACAGTAAATATACACAATAGAACTTGTACATGCAATAGGTTTCAAGAAGATGAAATGCCTTGTGGGCATGCAGTAGCTGTAATTGCAAAGAGAAACTTGGGAGTATATGATTACTGTGCAAAGTTTTACAAAACAGAAACTTTGAAAGCAATGTATGAAGAAAATGTTCATCCTTTGCCCCATAAAGATGAATCGAATCTCCCACAACAATTAGACATAGTGGTGCTACCTCCAAAGGCAACAATCCCTGCAGGAAGaccaagaaagaaaagaataagatcaAGAGGAGAACCCAAAGTGATAATCACCTATGGTAAATGTGGCCAACCAGGACATAACAGGAAGACTTGCAGGAATCCACCAATTGACAAGGTAAACAAGCAGAAAAAACAAAAGTCATAG